One Lutra lutra chromosome 18, mLutLut1.2, whole genome shotgun sequence genomic window carries:
- the LOC125090897 gene encoding cytochrome c oxidase assembly protein COX19, whose amino-acid sequence MSTAMNFGSKSFQPRPPDKGSFPLDHFGECRSFKEKFMKCLRDNKFENALCRRESKAYLECRMERQLMAQEPLEKLGFGDLTDGKPEAKTNS is encoded by the exons ATGTCGACGGCGATGAATTTTGGGTCCAAGAGCTTCCAGCCGCGGCCCCCGGACAAGGGCAGCTTCCCTCTAGATCACTTCG GTGAATGCAGAAGCTTCAAAGAGAAGTTCATGAAGTGTCTCCGCGACAATAAATTCGAAAACGCTTTGTGCAGAAGGGAGTCAAAAGCCTATTTAGAGTGCAGAATGGAGAG GCAGCTGATGGCACAGGAGCCCCTGGAAAAGCTGGGATTTGGAGATTTGACTGATGGAAAACCAGAGGCAAAAACTAATTCGTGA
- the LOC125090975 gene encoding cytochrome P450 2W1, whose translation MALLLLGILLLLLGLWGLLRTCTRTPSPAPRWPPGPRPLPLIGNLHLMRVSQQDRSLMELSERYGPVFTVHLGRQKTVVLAGYEAVREALVGTGPQLADRPPIAIFQLIQAGGGIFFSSGARWRAARQFTVRTLHSLGVGREPVASKVLQELRCLMGELDGYRGQPFPLALLGWAPSNITFTLLFGRRFEYQDPVFVSLLSLIDEVMVLLGTPSLQLFNIYPWLGALLRLHRPVLRKIEEVRSILRTLLAGRRPPKPGGGPVKSYMDALIQQGQGQEPQGLFAEANMVACALDMIMAGTETTSATLQWAALLMGKHPSVQGRVQAELDRVLGPGRLPRLEDQRSLPYTNAVLHEVQRFITLLPHVPRCTAADTQLGGYLLPKGTPVIPLLSSVLLDKTQWETPRQFNPGHFLDAKGRFVKRAAFLPFSAGRRICVGESLARSELFLLFAGLLHRYRLLPPPGLSPTALDTTPAPAFTMRPPAQALCVVPRPGGSYPGDQL comes from the exons ATGGCCCTGCTGCTCCTGGGgatcctgctgctgctcctggggctctgggggctGCTGCGAACCTGCacccgcaccccctccccagcccctcgcTGGCCCCCTGGGCCACGCCCACTCCCACTCATTGGAAACCTGCACTTGATGCGTGTGTCACAGCAGGACCGGTCACTGATGGAG CTCTCCGAACGGTACGGGCCGGTGTTCACTGTCCACTTGGGGCGCCAGAAGACGGTGGTGCTGGCTGGCTACGAGGCTGTGAGGGAGGCCCTGGTGGGCACCGGACCACAGCTGGCTGATCGGCCCCCCATCGCCATCTTCCAGCTCATCCAGGCTGGTGGGG GCATCTTCTTCTCATCTGGGGCACGCTGGAGGGCTGCCCGCCAGTTCACTGTGCGCACCCTCCACAgcctgggtgtggggagggagcccGTGGCCAGCAAGGTCCTGCAGGAGCTGAGGTGCCTCATGGGGGAGCTGGACGGCTACAGAG gCCAGCCCTTTCCCCTGGCTCTGCTGGGCTGGGCCCCCTCCAACATCACGTTCACGCTGCTCTTTGGCCGGCGGTTTGAATACCAGGATCCCGTGTTCGTGTCCCTGTTGAGCCTTATTGACGAAGTCATGGTCCTCCTGGGGACCCCCAGTCTGCAG CTATTCAACATCTACCCCTGGCTCGGGGCCCTCCTCCGGCTGCACCGGCCTGTCCTGCGGAAGATAGAGGAGGTCCGCTCTATCCTGAGGACCCTGCTGGCGGGGCGGCGGCCCCCCAAGCCCGGGGGAGGCCCTGTGAAGAGCTACATGGACGCCTTGATCCAGCAGGGCCAG GGGCAAGAGCCCCAAGGCCTGTTTGCTGAGGCCAACATGGTGGCCTGTGCCCTGGACATGATCATGGCCGGTACAGAGACCACGTCGGCCACGCTGCAGTGGGCTGCCCTCCTGATGGGCAAGCACCCGAGTGTGCAAG GCCGGGTGCAGGCAGAGCTGGACCGTGTGCTGGGGCCCGGGCGGCTCCCCCGGCTGGAGGACCAGCGATCCCTGCCCTATACCAATGCTGTGCTGCACGAGGTCCAGCGGTTCATCACCCTCTTGCCCCATGTGCCACGGTGCACGGCGGCTGACACCCAGCTGGGCGGCTACCTGCTCCCCAAG GGCACGCCTGTGATCCCCCTGCTGAGCTCGGTGCTCCTGGACAAGACACAGTGGGAGACACCCCGCCAGTTCAACCCGGGCCATTTCCTGGACGCTAAGGGGCGCTTTGTGAAGCGGGCtgctttcctgcctttctctgcAG GCCGCCGCATCTGCGTGGGGGAGAGCCTGGCCAGGTCGGAGCTGTTCCTGCTCTTTGCCGGCCTCCTCCACAGATACCGCCTGCTGCCCCCGCCTGGCCTTAGCCCCACTGCCCTGGACACCACGCCTGCCCCGGCCTTCACCATGCGGCCGCCAGCCCAGGCCCTCTGTGTGGTGCCCAGGCCCGGAGGCTCTTACCCAGGAGACCAGCTCTGA